The Ensifer adhaerens genome contains a region encoding:
- a CDS encoding DUF924 family protein, whose product MANEADICTPQDVLNFWFGELTYDDWFGTSHELDQACIRRFQASHLALARGVDEIWRASPENRLAAIVLLDQMPRNMFRGTPLAFATDCLALHEAKLAVGAGADMAIKPEWRAFVYLPFEHSENLTDQTMSVKLFTELGDADYLDYAIRHREVIEQFGRFPHRNAFLARPSTEAELAYLAQPGAGF is encoded by the coding sequence ATGGCGAACGAAGCTGACATCTGCACGCCGCAGGACGTTCTGAATTTCTGGTTTGGCGAACTCACCTATGACGACTGGTTCGGGACGAGCCACGAACTCGACCAGGCCTGTATCCGCCGCTTCCAGGCGTCGCACCTGGCGCTGGCGCGTGGTGTCGACGAGATCTGGCGCGCGAGCCCGGAAAACCGGCTGGCGGCGATCGTGCTTTTGGACCAGATGCCGCGCAACATGTTTCGCGGCACGCCGCTCGCCTTTGCCACCGATTGCCTGGCACTGCACGAGGCCAAGCTCGCCGTTGGCGCCGGTGCCGACATGGCGATCAAGCCGGAATGGCGCGCCTTCGTCTATCTGCCCTTCGAGCATTCGGAAAACCTTACCGACCAGACCATGTCGGTGAAGCTCTTTACCGAGCTCGGCGATGCCGATTATCTCGACTATGCCATACGGCACCGCGAGGTGATCGAGCAGTTCGGTCGTTTCCCGCATCGCAACGCCTTCCTGGCGCGGCCGTCGACGGAGGCCGAACTTGCCTATCTGGCGCAGCCCGGCGCCGGTTTTTAA
- a CDS encoding FecCD family ABC transporter permease produces the protein MAALLLLALTVTAGVSLGSAPIPVATVWSIIASKISLGSVEAFWSAGRESIVWDVRLPRVMLAGLVGAGLGLTGAVLQAVTRNPLADPHLLGVSSGGALGAIVALLHTGMILGLATVPLFAFAGALLATVLVAFVSRVLGSSADRLVLAGVAVAFVLTSVGNLMIFLGDPRATHTVIFWMLGGLGLAQWSQLVYPGVVLFASLGWLMIRAREINALAMGDETAMTLGIPVRRFRLTLFVVTALLTGVMVAFSGAIGFVGLMVPHFVRLLAGSDNVRVIPLSAFFGALTLILADLAARVIMAPEDMPIGVVTGLVGGIAFIAILKRRA, from the coding sequence ATGGCGGCGCTTTTGCTGCTGGCCTTGACCGTCACGGCCGGCGTATCGCTCGGCTCGGCGCCGATCCCGGTTGCGACCGTCTGGTCGATCATCGCCAGCAAGATTTCTCTGGGCAGCGTCGAGGCTTTCTGGTCGGCGGGGCGCGAGAGCATCGTCTGGGACGTGCGCCTGCCGCGCGTCATGCTGGCGGGCCTCGTCGGCGCCGGGCTGGGGCTGACTGGCGCCGTGCTGCAGGCGGTCACGCGCAATCCACTTGCCGATCCGCATCTGCTCGGCGTTTCCTCCGGCGGCGCGCTCGGCGCGATCGTGGCGCTGCTGCACACCGGCATGATCCTCGGTCTTGCCACGGTGCCGCTCTTTGCCTTTGCCGGCGCGCTGCTCGCAACCGTGCTCGTCGCCTTCGTCTCCCGCGTGCTCGGGAGCAGCGCCGACCGTCTCGTGCTGGCCGGCGTCGCGGTCGCCTTCGTCTTGACATCCGTCGGCAACCTCATGATTTTCCTTGGGGACCCGAGGGCGACCCATACGGTCATCTTCTGGATGCTCGGCGGTCTTGGCCTGGCGCAATGGTCGCAGCTCGTCTATCCCGGCGTGGTGCTTTTCGCGTCCCTCGGCTGGCTGATGATCCGGGCGCGCGAAATCAATGCGCTCGCCATGGGCGACGAAACCGCGATGACGCTCGGCATTCCCGTGCGCCGCTTCCGGCTGACGCTGTTCGTCGTCACCGCACTTTTGACCGGGGTGATGGTCGCCTTTTCCGGCGCGATCGGTTTCGTCGGGCTGATGGTGCCGCATTTCGTGCGGCTTCTGGCCGGCAGCGACAACGTGCGGGTCATTCCGCTCTCGGCCTTCTTCGGGGCGCTGACGCTCATCCTTGCGGATCTGGCCGCCCGCGTCATCATGGCGCCGGAGGACATGCCGATCGGCGTCGTCACCGGGCTCGTCGGCGGCATCGCCTTCATTGCCATCCTGAAGCGACGCGCGTAA
- a CDS encoding ABC transporter substrate-binding protein → MKINIAPFSLLFVLAAATPALAYPVTVKSCNREVTFDAAPKRAIANDVNLVEMMLALRLQDRMVGYTGVSGWKTLDEKLREGVKELPELSEKYPTKEVLLNADADFLFAGWNYGMKVGGEVTPETLAPFKIGVYELTESCIHVMAKQKPDMNDMFVDLLNLGRIFGVEDRAETLVDGYRRQLAEITKANAGKANPTRVFVYDSGEEKPFTSGRFGIPTAMIEAAGGANIMDDVEKSWVEISWEPVIERNPEVVVIVNYGEVKAEDKIAFMKNNAAFKNVDAVKNDRFVVLDYVEATPGPRNIDAIARLAKAFQGEGL, encoded by the coding sequence ATGAAGATCAATATTGCCCCATTTTCCCTTCTTTTCGTGCTTGCCGCCGCCACGCCGGCGCTCGCCTATCCGGTCACCGTCAAGAGCTGCAACCGCGAGGTGACCTTCGACGCGGCGCCGAAGCGGGCGATCGCCAACGACGTCAACCTGGTGGAGATGATGCTGGCGCTGAGGCTCCAGGACCGCATGGTCGGCTATACCGGCGTTTCCGGCTGGAAGACGCTGGACGAGAAGCTGCGCGAAGGCGTCAAGGAACTGCCGGAGCTTTCGGAGAAATATCCGACCAAGGAAGTGCTGCTCAACGCCGATGCCGATTTCCTCTTTGCCGGCTGGAACTACGGCATGAAGGTCGGCGGCGAGGTCACGCCCGAGACATTGGCGCCCTTCAAGATCGGCGTCTACGAGCTGACCGAATCCTGCATCCACGTGATGGCCAAGCAGAAGCCTGATATGAACGACATGTTCGTCGATCTTCTCAATCTCGGCCGCATCTTCGGCGTCGAGGATCGCGCCGAGACGCTGGTTGACGGCTATCGCCGCCAGCTTGCCGAGATCACCAAGGCGAACGCCGGCAAGGCTAACCCGACGCGGGTCTTCGTCTATGATTCCGGCGAGGAGAAGCCGTTTACTTCCGGTCGCTTCGGCATTCCGACGGCGATGATCGAGGCCGCCGGCGGCGCCAACATCATGGACGACGTGGAAAAGAGCTGGGTGGAAATCTCCTGGGAACCGGTGATCGAGCGCAACCCGGAAGTGGTGGTCATCGTCAACTACGGCGAGGTGAAGGCCGAGGACAAGATCGCCTTCATGAAGAACAATGCGGCCTTCAAGAATGTCGATGCCGTCAAGAACGATCGCTTCGTCGTGCTCGATTATGTCGAAGCGACGCCAGGCCCGCGCAACATCGACGCCATTGCCAGGCTTGCCAAGGCCTTTCAGGGCGAGGGCCTGTAA
- a CDS encoding ABC transporter ATP-binding protein — protein sequence MSCNATGAALTVEGLRWGPRSGLTLVNDIGFAIAAGSRLAILGPNGAGKTSLLRCLYRAVQPNAGRVSVDGVDLWSISAREAARTIAVVLQEMPGDFPFSVRDVVMMGRIPRREGLSGWNDFDRERVQHALAHLDLAHLAGRQFSTLSGGEKQRVLIARALAQEPRIIILDEPTNHLDIRHQLEILELLQTLKLTIVSTLHDINLAAEFATDVAILTAGRLTAFGPPEEVLSPSELSAAFGVTATVHNAAAGGARFSFSLPRQGSIS from the coding sequence ATGAGCTGCAACGCAACGGGTGCAGCCCTCACGGTCGAGGGCCTTCGCTGGGGGCCGCGTTCGGGCCTGACGCTGGTCAACGACATCGGCTTTGCGATCGCGGCCGGCAGCCGGCTTGCGATCCTCGGGCCGAATGGCGCCGGCAAGACCTCGCTTCTGCGCTGCCTCTACCGGGCGGTGCAGCCGAATGCCGGCCGTGTTTCGGTCGATGGCGTCGATCTCTGGTCGATCTCGGCCCGCGAGGCGGCAAGGACAATCGCCGTCGTCTTGCAGGAGATGCCCGGCGATTTTCCCTTCAGCGTGCGCGACGTCGTGATGATGGGACGCATTCCGCGGCGGGAGGGCTTGAGCGGCTGGAACGATTTCGACCGCGAGCGGGTGCAGCACGCGCTCGCGCATCTCGATCTCGCCCATCTTGCCGGTCGCCAGTTCTCGACGCTTTCGGGCGGTGAGAAGCAGCGGGTGCTGATCGCCCGCGCGCTGGCACAGGAACCGCGCATCATCATCCTCGACGAGCCGACGAACCATCTCGACATCCGCCACCAGCTCGAAATCCTCGAGCTCTTGCAAACGCTGAAACTGACAATCGTCTCGACGCTGCACGACATCAACCTCGCCGCCGAGTTTGCGACAGATGTCGCGATCTTGACCGCCGGGCGGCTGACGGCCTTCGGCCCGCCCGAAGAGGTGCTCAGCCCCAGCGAGCTTTCGGCCGCCTTCGGCGTCACCGCCACCGTTCACAATGCCGCTGCCGGCGGCGCCCGCTTTTCCTTTTCACTTCCTCGACAGGGATCGATTTCATGA
- a CDS encoding DUF1636 family protein → MAEPNFRQHKITVCTDCRFTGGPCVPGAELIKRLNLSIAALGAPLDRDFSIAGTVCMAACTRPCTIAFQATGKATYLFGDVSPEEDIDDLVRFATTYAERGDGMTRAAERPRGLKGKTLARIPAAMLVSEDLGGHFQ, encoded by the coding sequence ATGGCTGAGCCGAATTTCCGACAGCACAAGATAACGGTCTGCACCGATTGCCGCTTCACCGGCGGCCCATGCGTGCCCGGTGCCGAGCTGATCAAGCGGCTCAACCTGAGCATCGCAGCGCTCGGCGCACCGCTCGATCGCGATTTCTCGATCGCCGGAACGGTCTGCATGGCGGCCTGCACGCGGCCCTGCACCATCGCCTTCCAGGCGACGGGGAAGGCGACCTATCTCTTCGGCGACGTCTCGCCGGAAGAGGACATCGACGATCTCGTGCGCTTTGCCACAACCTATGCCGAGCGTGGCGATGGCATGACGCGGGCGGCGGAACGGCCGCGCGGGCTGAAAGGCAAGACGCTTGCCCGCATTCCCGCGGCGATGCTCGTCTCCGAAGATCTCGGCGGGCACTTCCAATGA
- a CDS encoding RidA family protein encodes MMDEVIRRLGALGVQLPTPPRPLGAYRAVIEAGEMLHVSMQGPLLDGRFVHTGLLGRDVTIDEGRKAAELAVLNALAQIHEHLGRFERIRQIVRLEGHVACTEDFLEHPKVLDGASELLAAAFGERAGHVRSVCGVRNLPGNASVAVTLTAELLPPEF; translated from the coding sequence ATGATGGACGAGGTTATCCGAAGGCTCGGCGCACTTGGCGTTCAGCTCCCGACGCCGCCGAGGCCGCTCGGCGCCTATCGCGCGGTGATCGAGGCGGGTGAGATGCTTCATGTTTCGATGCAGGGGCCATTGCTGGACGGGCGCTTCGTGCATACGGGGCTGCTCGGGCGCGATGTGACCATCGACGAGGGGCGCAAGGCCGCAGAGTTGGCAGTGCTCAACGCGCTGGCGCAGATCCATGAGCATCTCGGCCGTTTCGAGCGTATTCGCCAGATCGTCCGGCTGGAGGGACATGTCGCCTGCACTGAGGATTTCCTGGAGCACCCGAAGGTACTCGACGGTGCTTCCGAGCTTCTGGCGGCCGCCTTTGGCGAAAGGGCTGGCCATGTTCGCTCCGTCTGCGGCGTGCGCAACCTGCCGGGCAACGCCTCTGTCGCGGTGACGCTGACGGCCGAACTCTTGCCGCCGGAGTTCTGA
- the aspT gene encoding aspartate-alanine antiporter, with the protein MNPIDFFVDTLRTYPPVAVFLALGIGFLIGPIKVAGFNLGNVTATLLAGVLIGQLGIQVSGDLKSTLFLIFLFAVGYGVGPQFVRGLSTDGPKQIAFALSVLVLCLVVPYLCALIAGLPLGYGAGMYAGSQTISAAIGVATDQINSLGLTPEQAKTFADQIPIAYAVTYIWGTIGSAIILAQLGPKLLGIDLPAACREYEAKLGGGSESSEPGITRAYHDFGLRAYRVDAASGLTGKPVKDILPGIRVFVERLRRGDQIIEADGNTVLQPGDVVAFSGRRSLLVENLDNKLLEVEDKELLNAEAEVLDVYVTSKALAGKTLAEVSTMDWARGVYARKIIRSLVEIPVLPGTTVERGDIVTIGGAKRHVEAAIKALGFADRPVETTDIAFLGWGLFIGAMIGALTITIGGIPIGLSTSGGALLAGLVLGWLRTTYPAFGRIPSPALWLMNTLGLNIFIAVVGIGAGPGFVAGLQEVGISLFIWGVVATSIPMIASVLLGHYVFKFHPAILFGACAGVRTTTAALGMIQEAAKSKVPALGYGMPYAIGNTLLTIFGLVIVIMLA; encoded by the coding sequence GTGAATCCCATTGATTTCTTCGTCGACACGCTTCGGACCTATCCGCCTGTCGCCGTCTTCCTCGCCCTCGGCATCGGCTTCCTCATCGGTCCGATCAAGGTCGCGGGGTTCAACCTTGGAAATGTCACCGCCACGCTGCTTGCGGGCGTTCTCATCGGACAGCTGGGTATCCAGGTTTCCGGCGACCTGAAATCCACCCTGTTTTTGATTTTCCTCTTCGCCGTCGGCTACGGCGTCGGGCCGCAATTCGTGCGGGGCTTGAGCACCGATGGACCGAAACAGATCGCCTTTGCGCTCTCCGTGCTGGTGCTGTGCCTCGTCGTTCCCTATCTCTGCGCGCTGATTGCCGGGCTGCCGCTCGGCTATGGCGCCGGCATGTATGCCGGCTCGCAGACGATCTCGGCTGCAATCGGGGTTGCGACCGACCAGATCAATTCGCTCGGGCTGACGCCGGAGCAGGCCAAGACCTTTGCCGACCAGATCCCGATCGCCTATGCGGTGACCTATATCTGGGGCACGATCGGCTCGGCGATCATCCTCGCCCAGCTCGGTCCCAAGCTTCTTGGCATCGACCTTCCGGCGGCCTGCCGCGAATACGAGGCCAAGCTCGGCGGTGGCAGCGAAAGCAGCGAGCCCGGCATTACCCGCGCCTATCACGACTTCGGCCTCCGGGCCTATCGCGTCGACGCGGCAAGCGGGCTCACCGGAAAACCGGTCAAGGACATCCTTCCCGGGATCCGCGTCTTCGTCGAGCGCCTGCGGCGCGGCGACCAGATCATCGAGGCCGATGGCAACACCGTGCTGCAGCCGGGCGACGTCGTCGCCTTTTCGGGCCGGCGTTCGCTGCTCGTCGAAAACCTCGACAACAAGCTGCTCGAGGTCGAGGACAAGGAGCTGCTCAACGCGGAAGCCGAAGTCCTCGATGTCTACGTGACCAGCAAGGCGCTCGCCGGCAAGACGCTGGCGGAAGTCAGCACCATGGATTGGGCGCGCGGCGTCTATGCTCGCAAGATCATCCGCTCGCTGGTTGAGATCCCGGTGCTGCCCGGGACGACGGTCGAGCGCGGCGACATCGTCACCATCGGTGGCGCGAAACGCCATGTCGAAGCGGCGATCAAGGCGCTCGGCTTTGCCGACCGGCCTGTCGAGACGACCGACATCGCCTTTCTCGGCTGGGGGCTTTTCATCGGCGCGATGATCGGTGCGCTGACGATCACGATCGGCGGCATCCCGATCGGCCTTTCGACCTCCGGCGGCGCGCTTCTGGCGGGCCTCGTGCTCGGCTGGCTGCGCACCACCTACCCCGCCTTCGGCCGCATCCCGTCACCGGCGCTGTGGCTGATGAACACGCTCGGCCTCAACATCTTCATCGCCGTCGTCGGGATCGGCGCCGGCCCGGGCTTTGTCGCAGGCCTGCAGGAGGTCGGCATTTCGCTGTTCATCTGGGGCGTGGTCGCCACATCGATCCCGATGATCGCCTCGGTGCTCCTCGGCCACTATGTCTTCAAGTTCCACCCGGCGATCCTGTTTGGCGCCTGCGCCGGTGTGCGAACGACGACGGCAGCGCTCGGCATGATCCAGGAGGCGGCCAAGAGCAAGGTGCCGGCGCTCGGCTACGGCATGCCCTACGCCATCGGAAACACGCTGCTGACCATCTTCGGCCTCGTCATCGTCATCATGCTCGCCTGA